Part of the Granulicella aggregans genome is shown below.
CGAAGCTCGAAATCCCGACGAAGGCAACGGCGACTCTCGTCGCCTCTAACAAGTAAGACCAGGCTGTCGGGCCTACCTCTCTGAGGTAGGCCCCAGGCTTTTCAAGCCTACCCCATATGCAACATTGCAAGATTTCTTGCTTTCTTGCACGAAATATGGTCAACTGCAATAATCCAAACGGACGTTTGCAAATATTGCACTAGCGCCCTCCTTTAGATACATATGGCATCAACACTGACAAAAACACCCATACAATGTAATGGTCACAGCTACCAGCCCAAGCTATAGGGGGTCTCATGCAGGCAGAGCGGATAGAGATTAGTCCTCCACAACAAACGCAGTACATTCAACGTCGCGGGGGTCGGACGCTTTATCACGGGGTTAGGCTCGCTCGGAGTCTGGACGTTGAGCCTAACCTTCTTGTAACTATCAACTTTTGGGAAACCTCGCTAACCATCTTTGAAATGGGACCGGCGTTCCTTGAAATGCGCCGGAAGTTCGTCCGCTGGATAAAGAACCCATCTCGTAAGTTCGCCGCTTTTGCTGCGGTTCCTACCTTTCTTTGGGTGCTTGAGAACCCGGAAGATAGAGGTCACTTTCACGCGCACTGGCTTGTCCATGTACCGCCCGCTCGGGAACAAGATTTCACTCGAAAGCTGGATGGATGGCTCAAAAGCGTTGCGGCTAAGAACTACACTCCTCAGCCGATTCATATCGAGGAAGTGCCCGCGCTGCTCGGCGCAGGTAAGTATCTGCTCAAAGGGCAGTTTCCCTCCATCGCCAGGTACTACGGCATAGACCCGGAACCCCAAGGCTGGATACCCGGCACTAAGCGCAGCGGCACGAGTAAGAATCTTGGCCCTACCGAGCACGAAAAAGCATGGCGTTCGGGAAGGCATAAGCGCCCGGAAAATTGGCGGCAAGGCAAATACCCACCCCGAAACCGAGTCAACTAGATGTCAGCCTTTATTGCATATTTCCGAGTGTCTACCGACCGACAGGGAGCCAGTGGGCTAGGGCTAGAGGCACAGCGTGCAGCGGTGCTTCAGCATATTGGGACAGGGAAGCTCACTGCCGAATACACCGAGGTCGAGAGCGGCAAGAAGCACACGAATCGCCCCCAGCTTCTCGCGGCTCTGCAAGAGTGCCGCAGGAAGAAAGCCACTCTGATTATCGCGAAGCTTGACCGGCTCGGTCGCAACGTCGCCTTTATCTCAGCCCTCATGGATGGCGGCGTGGACTTCGTATGTTGTGACAATCCCCATGCGAACCGCCTGATGCTCCACATGCTGGCCGCTTTTGCGGAGCATGAACGCGAGCAAATCTCACATCGCACCAAAGCCGCTTTGAAGGCAGCTAAGGCGCGAGGCATACAGCTCGGCAATCCCCGGCCGCAGGAAGCTCTCAGCCTTGCCCGCGCCGTCCACGTCGCCCGCAGGCCCGCGCCGGAGATCCTCAACATCATGCGCAGCCTGGAAGGGCAGGGGATGAGCTACCGTGCGATCGCACGCGAGCTAAACCAGCTCAACATCCGCACCGGCCGAGGTTGCCAGTGGTTCGGAGCCACAGTAAAAGCAGCATTGCAACAACAGGAAAGCGACACGCATGACAAAGCAGCCTAAGACAGCCAAACCGGTTTCCCGCACCATCGTGCCGAAGGAAACGGAGGGCGCAGACAGGTTGCCAAAACCGACCGCCGCTGAATATGAAAACAGGCAGCTCAGCCTTTTTCAGACTTTTCTAGCCAATACCGATGA
Proteins encoded:
- a CDS encoding recombinase family protein, whose amino-acid sequence is MSAFIAYFRVSTDRQGASGLGLEAQRAAVLQHIGTGKLTAEYTEVESGKKHTNRPQLLAALQECRRKKATLIIAKLDRLGRNVAFISALMDGGVDFVCCDNPHANRLMLHMLAAFAEHEREQISHRTKAALKAAKARGIQLGNPRPQEALSLARAVHVARRPAPEILNIMRSLEGQGMSYRAIARELNQLNIRTGRGCQWFGATVKAALQQQESDTHDKAA